ACCGGCCGGTCGCGCAGTTCCCGGTGATACCCGGCGCCGTAATCCGCCACCCTGCGGCCCCAGTCCGCGAATTCGTCCCAGTCCATCGCCTGCGCTCCGCCCTCGTCCGTCTCTGTCGCGCAGCCTATGCGGCCGCGGGTTCCCAGCCGGTTAACACCGGCGCCCTGCGGCGATCCTGCAACCGGCGGACACCACGCGCAACCGGGCCATAACGCCGTTGTCCTGCCCTGCGCGATGACTTACCCCTATGCGGAAACTCACAGGTCAGGGAGGATATCATGACCGACGGCCCCAGCTATGGCTTCGACACGCTTCAAATCCACGCGGGCGCCCGGCCCGATCCGGCCACCGGCGCGCGGCAGGTGCCGATCTACCAGACCACCGCCTATGTCTTCCGCGATGCCGAGCACGCCGCGGCGCTCTTCAACCTGCAAGAGGTCGGCTATATCTATTCGCGCCTGACCAACCCCACCGTCGCCGCGCTGCAGGAGCGCGTTGCGACGCTGGAGGGCGGCGCCGGTGCGGTCTGCTGCTCGTCCGGCCACGCAGCGCAGATCATGGCGCTGTTTCCGCTGATGCGTCCGGGCTGCAACGTGGTCGTCTCGACGCGGCTTTACGGCGGTTCGATCACCCAGTTCAGCCAGACCATCACGCGCTTCGGCTGGTCGGCGAAATTCGTGGATTTTGACGATCTCGACGCCGTGGCAGCGGCGATTGACGACGACACCCGCGCGGTGTTCTGCGAATCCATCGCCAACCCGGGCGGCTATGTCACCGACCTCGACGCCATCGCCGCCATTGCCGACAAGGCCGGCCTGCCGCTGATCGTCGACAACACCTCGGCCACGCCCTACCTCTGCCGCCCGATCGAGCATGGCGCCACGCTGGTCGTGCACTCGATGACCAAGTACCTGACCGGCAACGGCACCGTCACCGGCGGCGTGGTAGTGGATTCGGGCACCTTCGACTGGGCCGCCTCGGGCAAGTTCCCCTCGCTGTCGGACCCCGAGCCGGCCTACCACGGGTTGAAATTCGCCGAGACCTTCGGTCCGCTGGCCTTCACCTTCCACGGCATCGCCATCGGCCTGCGCGACCTCGGCATGACGCTGAACCCGCAGGCGGCGCACTACACGCTGATGGGCATCGAGACGCTGTCGCTGCGCATGGCACGCCATGTCGAGAACGCGATGCGCGTGGCCAGCTGGCTGGAAAACCATCCCGCGGTCGAGGCCGTGACCTACGCGGGCCTGCCCTCGTCGCCCTATAACGACCGGGTGGCGCGGATCTGCCCGAAAGGGGCCGGGGGCCTGTTCACCATCGCGCTGAAGGGCGGCTACGACGCCTGCGTCAAGTTTGTGGATTCGCTGCAGATCTTCAGCCATGTCGCCAACCTCGGCGACACCCGCAGCCTGGTGATCCACTCGGCCTCGACCACGCACCGTCAGCTGACCGAGGAACAGCAGATCGCGGCGGGCGCAGGGCCCAATGTGGTGCGCATCTCCATCGGGATCGAGGATGCCGAGGACCTGATCGCCGATCTGGACCAGGCTCTGAAGGCCTGAGCCTGCGGGGCGGGGGATATCTCCCGCCCCCGTTCGAAGGGAAGCGGGAGCGGGCCCACCGCCCCCCGTCGTTGCGGGGCGGGATCATCCCCCGCCCCTGTTTGAACCGGCGGACGGCGGCCACGCCGTCCGCACCCTTGCCAGGCGGAATCACTCCCCGGCCCGTCACGGTTACTCGGAAACGATGCTCCAGATCACCTGCACGTTGGACTGAACCATCGTCTCTCCGGCCGCGACCGGCATCTTGCCGCGCGCCTCGAACATCATCGGGGCGCTCATGGGCATCGGGCCGCTCATGCCGCCCTCGGTGATCGAGCGGATGGGGCCAAGCTCCACCCCCGCGGCCTCGGCATAAAGCTCTGCCTTGGCGCGGGCATCCGCGACCGCGGCCCGGCGCGCCTCGTCCTCGACGGGCCGCGGGTCCTGCAGGCCGAAGCTGAGGCCCGAGAAGTCGTTCGCGCCCGCCTCGAGCAGCGCCTGAAGCACTTCGCCCGCCGCGTCGACGTCACGCAGGGTGACCGACAGCGTGTTGCGCGCGATATAGTCCCGGTCCCCGCCCCGCAGCGAGCCGCTGTCATTGCCGTTCATCTGGTCCAGCGACAGCGCCGCCGTCTGCATGTCGCGTGGCTCGATCCCGCGCTCGGTCAGCACCGCAAGCAGGGAGTCCATGTGGTCCGAGGCTTCATTCATGGCGCGGGCCGCGCTTTCGTTGCGCGCCTCCACCCCGACCCTCAGCACCGCCTGGTCCGGCACCGCCGCGACGCTGCCCTCGCCGTTGACAGTCAGGGTCAGCGCCTCCTGGGCAAGGGCGTTCGTCGGCAGGGCCAGGGGGCTGGCCAGGGCCAGAAGTATAGCGAGATGTCGCATGAGAGCGCTCCAAAGTTGAAATCCTCTTGCAGATCACCATATTCTGATCCCGAAACAAGGGGACCGGCCCGGTCTTTCTTTGCTTCGGCAAAGAGTTGCCTTAGACTGCTCAGTGTCCGGATAAAGACTCCCTCGGGCCCTGCAGGACTGCTAAAGACCGCTCCATGATACCGAATTTCGCGCTCTCGCTCTCTTTCGACGGCATCGGTCTTCTGCGCCGAATGGGTCCCCGGTGGGCCCTGCTCGCAGAGGTCGCCATCGACGATCCCGACCTTGACGCGGCCATGGCGGGCCTGCGCGAGCGCGCGGCCGCGCTTGACCCGCGCGGAACGCAGGTCCTGCTGATCATCCCGAACGAACAGATCCGCTATATTGATCTGGCCGATCTCGGCGGCGCCGACAGTGCGCGCGACGCCGCGATCCGGACGGCGCTGGACGGCGCCACCCCCTACCCGGTCACCGACCTGACCCATGACCACACCGTGTCAGGCGGGCGGCTGCTGATCGCCGCCGTTGCGAACGAAACACTGTCCGAGGCCGAAGGCTTTGCCGAGACGTACGGCTTCACGCCCGTCGGTTTCGCGGCGATCGCGCCGCAGGGGGCCTTCGACGGCGCGGTGTTCTTCGGACGCGCCGCCGCGTGGCGCCGGTCCGCCGACCGCCCCAGCCGGGCCATCGAGATCGTCGCTGCGGACGAGGCAGCCCAGACGCCGGTTGCCGCACCCGCCGCACCGGCGCCGAAAGAGCTCACCCCGGTCAGCCCGGATGCAGCCAAGGCTGCGCCTGCAGCCGCAGAACACGAAGCTCCGGCTGGCGCAAAGCCCGAAGCTCCGGCTGGCGCAAAGCCCGAAGCACCGGCTGGCGCAAAGCCCGAAGCACCGGCGGCCGCAAAGCCTGAAGCACCGGCTGCCGCGAAGCCCGAGGCACCGGCTGCCGCAAAGCCCGAAGCACCGGCTGCCGCAAAGCCCGAAGCACCGGCGACCGCAAAGCCCGAAGCACCGGCTGCCGCGAAGCCCGAAGCACCGGCTGCCGCGAAGTCAGCGGGCTCCGTAACCGTAAAGCCCGCGCAGCCAACGCCCACGCCGCAGCCTCCCTCCCTCGACCCGGTGGCTGCTGATGGCCGCGCCGTAGGAAAGGCCGCGGACCCCGCGGATCTGTCCCCCCTGCCAGGGATGACGCCCCTTGACGAAGAGCAGGGGAGTTTCACCTTTGCATCGGTCCGGGCCAAGCGGGACGAGACGATCCCACCGGCCGCGCGGCCCCTGAAACTGGGACCGGACTCGGGCTCGTCGCAGCGCCCCCGCTTCTCGCCGGTGGCCGCTCCGCGCGGAGCCTCGCCTGTCGCCACGGCCAAGACGGAGGCCGACCGCTCCGCCACGCCGCAAGCCGCGAGCCCGCGCCCGGACCCGCAGGTCAAGCGGCCGGCCACCTCCGAGCCACCTGCATCGGGCAAGACCGCGCCCCCGGTGACGCGAGCCGTTGCCGGGACACCCGCGCCGCAGGCGGCCAAGCCCGCAGCCACACCCGGACCGGTGCCGCCCCGCACCCCTGCACCGGATGCCCCTGTAAAGGCCGCCGGGACACCGGCGCCCAAGGCGCCCGCCGTGGCAAGAGGCACCACCGACAGCACAGGCCCCGTGCCGCCGCTGAAGACCCCGACAGGGACGCCACCGCCGGGCGACAGAGTGCCTGCGCCCCCCGCAGCGACAGCCCCCGAAGCCACACGCCCGGCGTCGAAACCGGCGCCCACCCCGGAGGCCAAACCGCCAGTCACGCAGGCAGGCCCCGCAGGCGCGGCCTCTCCGGCGGCAAAGCCTGTTGCCACCGGCGCGCCCACACCCATCGCGGCCCGCACCGCCACCCAGACCCCCGGTCCCAATCCGCTTGCGCGCCTCGCCGCGCTGCGGTCACAGGGATTGAGTGCACCCGCCGCCACCCCTGCCGTCGCCGCACCTGTGATGGCCAGAACGGTGGCTGCCGCTGCGGCCCTGCCGGCAGAGGACACCAGCCGCTTCGCCTCTGCCAAACAGGCCGGGCGCACACTGACCTCCAGTTCGGAAGAACGCGAGCGCATGACCGTTTTCGGCGCCCGCCACACCGACACTGTCGGCGGCAAGCCGCGCTTCCTCGGGCTGATGCTGACCGCGGCACTGCTGATCTTCCTTGCCGGTGTCGCCGCATGGGCCTCGGTCTTCCTTGACGAGGGGCTGGCGCGGCTGTTCCGCAGCCCGGATCCCGAAACGCAGGTCGCCTCCCGCCCCGTCGAAATCGACCCACAGCCGGAAACCGCGGTACTGCCCGATACGCCGCCGCAGTCCGAGGCCGCGGAGGCGCTGCAACTGGCGGCTCTCGACCCGGAGCCAGAGGCTGGCCCTGCTCCGCAACGCGAGGCGGGTCGCGACGGCACCACCCCGGCGCCGGAACCGGCCTCGCCCGCGCTGTCGCGCCCGGAGGCGCCCCGCGCCCTGTCGCCCGAAGAGGCCGCCGCCACCTATGCCGCGACCGGCATCTGGCAGCGCGCCCCGGCCTCGCCGCTCACCCCCCCGGACGAAGGGGTCGAGGATGTCTACGTCGCCTCGATCGACCCGAGGGTGGAAAGCTCTGACGCGGTGGCCCTGCCGGTGGCCCTGTCCCCCACGCAGGAACCGCTGGTCGAGGACCCCGGCCTGCCGCCCCCCCCGGGCATGACCTTCGACATCGACGACCGCGGGCTTGTGAGGGCCACACCCGAAGGCGCACTGACACCCCAGGGCCTGCGTATCTACGCGGGCCTTCCGCCTGCCGTGCCTCCGCTGCGCACGCCGCCCGAGGCAGAGCCTGAGGCAGAGTCAGAAGAAGCCGCCCCCGAAGCGCCGCCCGTGGTGGATCGGCTGGAACGGTTCCGCGACCTGCGCCCGCGCGCCCGCCCGACAGACGTGATCGAACAGCGCGAGCGGGCGACGCTGCAGGGCATTTCCCGCAGCGAACTGGCGGCTTTCCGCCCCACCGCCCGCCCCCAGTCGGTCCAGGAAGAGGCAGAGGAGGCGGAGCCCGCAAGCCCCGCGACAGAGCAGGCCGTGCTGGCTTCACCGCCGCCGGTCCAGCGTCCCGGCAATTTCGCCGCCCTGGTGCGCCGCGCCGAAAGCACACCGCAGCCGCAGGCGGAACCCGTGCAGACCGCCGCGGTCGCGCCGCGCACGGTCTCTCCGGCGGTGCCCTC
This region of Ponticoccus alexandrii genomic DNA includes:
- a CDS encoding O-acetylhomoserine aminocarboxypropyltransferase/cysteine synthase family protein, with translation MTDGPSYGFDTLQIHAGARPDPATGARQVPIYQTTAYVFRDAEHAAALFNLQEVGYIYSRLTNPTVAALQERVATLEGGAGAVCCSSGHAAQIMALFPLMRPGCNVVVSTRLYGGSITQFSQTITRFGWSAKFVDFDDLDAVAAAIDDDTRAVFCESIANPGGYVTDLDAIAAIADKAGLPLIVDNTSATPYLCRPIEHGATLVVHSMTKYLTGNGTVTGGVVVDSGTFDWAASGKFPSLSDPEPAYHGLKFAETFGPLAFTFHGIAIGLRDLGMTLNPQAAHYTLMGIETLSLRMARHVENAMRVASWLENHPAVEAVTYAGLPSSPYNDRVARICPKGAGGLFTIALKGGYDACVKFVDSLQIFSHVANLGDTRSLVIHSASTTHRQLTEEQQIAAGAGPNVVRISIGIEDAEDLIADLDQALKA
- a CDS encoding SIMPL domain-containing protein, with the translated sequence MRHLAILLALASPLALPTNALAQEALTLTVNGEGSVAAVPDQAVLRVGVEARNESAARAMNEASDHMDSLLAVLTERGIEPRDMQTAALSLDQMNGNDSGSLRGGDRDYIARNTLSVTLRDVDAAGEVLQALLEAGANDFSGLSFGLQDPRPVEDEARRAAVADARAKAELYAEAAGVELGPIRSITEGGMSGPMPMSAPMMFEARGKMPVAAGETMVQSNVQVIWSIVSE